One region of Dysidea avara chromosome 1, odDysAvar1.4, whole genome shotgun sequence genomic DNA includes:
- the LOC136268783 gene encoding ras-related C3 botulinum toxin substrate 1-like isoform X1, with translation MQGRNQEDPDGINIKLVVVGDGAVGKTCLVISYATNVFPEAYIPTVSENYCVNITVEDKSINLGLFDTVGQEDYDRLRPLSYPQTDVFLMCFSLINPSSYENAKHMWHPEISHHCPNTPVILVGTKLDLRDDKETIEKLKRNKMTPISYSQGLELMNEIGAVKYLECSALTQQGLGKVFDDAVRTALAFTKVPKNKGYYKCCII, from the exons ATGCAGGGGAGGAATCAGGAGGATCCGGATGGGATTAACATCAAGCTAGTGGTAGTTGGCGATGG AGCTGTTGGTAAAACGTGTTTAGTCATCAGTTATGCTACGAATGTATTTCCTGAGGCGTATATTCCTACAGT ATCTGAGAACTATTGTGTCAATATAACAGTAGAAGACAAGTCTATCAACCTTGGACTTTTTGATACAGTAG GTCAAGAGGATTATGACAGACTTCGACCACTTTCCTACCCACAAACA GACGTGTTCCTAATGTGTTTTTCACTGATTAACCCATCCTCATATGAGAACGCCAAACACATG TGGCACCCAGAAATTAGTCATCACTGTCCTAATACTCCAGTGATCTTGGTAGGGACCAAACTTGACTTGAGAGATGACAAGGAAACTATTGAAAAACTAAAGCGAAATAAGATGACACCCATATCATATTCACAGGGATTAGAATTGATGAACGAGATTGGAGCAGTCAAATATTTAGAATGCTCAGCTCTTACACAGCAG GGTTTGGGAAAAGTATTTGATGATGCTGTCAGAACAGCATTGGCCTTCACCAAGGTTCCAAAGAACAAAGGCTACTATAAATGCTGCATTATCTAA
- the LOC136268783 gene encoding ras-related C3 botulinum toxin substrate 1-like isoform X2 encodes MQGRNQEDPDGINIKLVVVGDGAVGKTCLVISYATNVFPEAYIPTVSENYCVNITVEDKSINLGLFDTAGQEDYDRLRPLSYPQTDVFLMCFSLINPSSYENAKHMWHPEISHHCPNTPVILVGTKLDLRDDKETIEKLKRNKMTPISYSQGLELMNEIGAVKYLECSALTQQGLGKVFDDAVRTALAFTKVPKNKGYYKCCII; translated from the exons ATGCAGGGGAGGAATCAGGAGGATCCGGATGGGATTAACATCAAGCTAGTGGTAGTTGGCGATGG AGCTGTTGGTAAAACGTGTTTAGTCATCAGTTATGCTACGAATGTATTTCCTGAGGCGTATATTCCTACAGT ATCTGAGAACTATTGTGTCAATATAACAGTAGAAGACAAGTCTATCAACCTTGGACTTTTTGATAC TGCAGGTCAAGAGGATTATGACAGACTTCGACCACTTTCCTACCCACAAACA GACGTGTTCCTAATGTGTTTTTCACTGATTAACCCATCCTCATATGAGAACGCCAAACACATG TGGCACCCAGAAATTAGTCATCACTGTCCTAATACTCCAGTGATCTTGGTAGGGACCAAACTTGACTTGAGAGATGACAAGGAAACTATTGAAAAACTAAAGCGAAATAAGATGACACCCATATCATATTCACAGGGATTAGAATTGATGAACGAGATTGGAGCAGTCAAATATTTAGAATGCTCAGCTCTTACACAGCAG GGTTTGGGAAAAGTATTTGATGATGCTGTCAGAACAGCATTGGCCTTCACCAAGGTTCCAAAGAACAAAGGCTACTATAAATGCTGCATTATCTAA